ATCAACTATCTCATACCTGATCACCTTAGCTTGATTTACACatttgatcacaacttatcattgctcgttgaaccatttgaaattgaataggatactcggataatcacacatatcgtacaatgccaacgtcccagatgtggtcttacatgccatcacatatcgatgccattgtcccagatagggccttacacgaatcaaatacgatgccaatgtcccagacatggtcttacacgtaatcacaaatcgatgccaacatcccagacgtggtcttaaacGAGAACACATATTAGAAATCCTATGTcaagacatatgtatcctagctattcctaaggttcgtacgggctttcggacgtcgtaactcgatcaaaTCGAACTCGTACACATAGCTTTCAAACATATTCACATTCggctaccatatatatatatattttcacataaattattatagcatataaaactcatatttatttaaaattaacaacatctatttgcttataaacttatctCGGGCAACAATAATCAGAACAGGATGACTAAtcaacaactttggttttccctcgatccaaatccgataTCTTTggatcttgatctaaacatattcaaattaaactcattcaaacataatttcattcaatttattccaaaaacacataaatgggaaaattaccattttacccttgacatttaacactttttacaatttagtccaaattgcacaaaacacaaaacatgtaaaatttgcacacaccatgcttaggccgaatgctacccatgttcatacaagtccatacatttaatttatttcacattttagtccctcaatttattatttttcaatttagtcctagttactcaaaatcatcaagaattccaatacaaaacatattaatcaaaaacatatctttcataattcataaactaacatcacaaagctcaattattcatcaatggcataactcaaaatattcatcaaaattagaaattcaagcatgggctttgtatattacactgcaacgatctaaaaaacataaaaaattatcaaaaaccgtgctagatacataccttaatcaagctcaacaatggctgaataccctaagctttattttctttctttctttctttctttctcaagtttcgGCAAAAACAACATAATATGCatggttattttaattttatgttttattataatacatattttacatatttaacctttaaactaaaatataaaaccattataatataAGGTCACAATCGTCCATCATATAtaattatggtttaattgcaaCTTAAATGCCTCATGCAATAAAAGCAACATCAATTCGGCCCTTTTACAAttgaccatcaaattttcattttacgtgattaagccctttttattaaattgacaCTTAAACggcaaaattaaaacacgaaaatttcacagatataaattcatacataataaacacagaaaataattttaaaatatttttctgtctaggattcatggtcctgaaaccaccattctgaatagggtctaaatcgagctattacagAGCTGCTCTAAGCTAATCGCTTGATTACGTCTTCAAATATCAATTTAAACTTAACAATTTCTTTATAAAAGAATTCTAAAAGATTTACTTTCTttaatgaattaaattaaaattagagaTAAACAATGGCCATTGATGATGAATTCTTATTGTTCTAAAATTTTTCCATCTACAAGATAGTTCAAAGGAAAATGATACATTAAGCCTtatttcataaatatatatatatatagaaattgtctactcttgaaaccTTAAAATTCATATTCATTGATAACTTATAATTATTCATGTTGCAATAAAAAAATACCAGTGAAGCAACAATTATTTGTAATAAAACTATATATTGGTCCAAGTTCACAACAATTATACTATATTATGTTATATTGCATtgcattatattatattatataatattgtttttgttttcttttctttttctcatatGTGAGAATAAACTAATAAATCAAAGTTGTTTTCACATCTAGGGGCTTTGGATCCATTGACCGAGCAACAAGGAGAAGGATTAAAGCAATTTTAAGAATTCATGAATGGAAAAGAACATATGATGGCATGGCCTTACAATAAAGCTGAGATTTATATACAGTAAAGTTAAAATTGAAGATCTAGTAAAAAATGTTGATACTGATTCATTCAAAGTAGTATTCATAATATCATTTTGAGAATAtgctaattttttaaaattatgtaaCTGATGCAATCTAccttgaatttaataaaataatcacTATCAAAGAATAAAAATATTCTATAAATAAGTTTAGACTGATAATGATATGTTTTTAagacttaataaaataataattcaaaataattattcTACTATCAAGTGTTTAGCGTAGTAATAAAGTACATTATATtctcaaataaaaaataagattCGAGCTGAAATGAtaatcttaaaaaaaattacaaatttcaaacataaattgtaaaataaataattaaatgcaAAAAAATATCCTCACAATAATAAATTAAGGCAAAATTATTGATTTAAACAGTATAACAACTGTCTGCCAGTTTGCAATAAATTAACGAATTAATTGAATGGAAAGTCTCAATCAGCCCATTTCATTATTTcctatatatatttatctaagcaTTTAAAAACAAGACAAtcatgaaaaagaaaaagtaacAGCCAAAGTGATACAATATTTGAAGTCACCGATtggatatttaacaaataattctgCTTGCCTTTCTTGACTATTACAAATTCaatgaaaattaataattatagtGGATATAACTCctattaaaaattgaaataaattttgttCTTAAGCTTAAGCTTCAGTCTATAAATACcattttaatttcacattttcccACACCTCAAAACATTCATTCAatcatccatttttcttctttgCTTCTCTTCCTTTTAAACTTAGAAACAAAACATATAGTAGCATTAGAATCATGGGTGTTGTGAGTTATGAGTTTGAGGTAACCTCCCCAATTGCTCCAGCCAGGCTTTTCAAGGCTTTTGTTCTTGAGGCTGCCAAGATTTGGCCCACGGCTGCCCCTCATGCAGTCAAGAGTGTTGAGCTCGAAGGTGATGCTAGTCCTGGAAGTATTGTAAAGATCACCTTTGTTGAAGGTTAGTTCTTTAACTTtcacaatctttttttttttttttgaatgtgtTCAACACGAGTATATCGAATAACAAGCATTTTTGCTTAGGCCTTCCATACCAATATATGAAGCACCAGATTGGAGGACATGACGAAAACAATTTTTCATACAGTTACAGTATGATTGAAGGTGGGCCTTTAGGGGacaagcttgagaaaatcagctatgagAACCAGTTTGTGGCAGCTGCAGACGGAGGAAGCATTTGCAAGAGCTCAATAAAATATTACACCGTTGGCGACTATGTAATCACCGAAGATGAAATCAAGACTCTCATTAAAGGGAGTGAGGTAGTTTACAAGGCTATTGAAGCTTATCTTTTGGCTAACCCCGATGCCTGCAACTAAAGATACAGCTTCCTTTGAATTTTCATGCATGCTTTTAAAGGGTGGTGTGATTCTAATGGTGTGGTTTTGATATTTTCTTTTCGTCTTGAACTCTAAACTGTCTTTGGATTATTCCAATAAAAGTGATGGTGATCAGACTTTGGTCATCTTAATTCATTTTTAATATAGGGTTTGAGTTGAAGCATCTTTggtataaataatgaaataaaataagcaTATAAACTTGGTTTTAAATGGAATATATTTTGCAAGGATTCTGCAATATTTTTTTCATATATCGTTTGAGTTAAACAAGGAGTAATAAACTCCAAATCTCTAGTATTTCCAAGACATGAACCTAAAGTAAATTTGACTAAAATTTCCACCTCATAATTTGATATGGGCAGCAAGACCAAGTTCACAACTCtttgtttatgttatttttattaggGTTACTaacattttatataaaagaattttaaaatatctGGTTATGattctttaaatatataaaataattttaaagtattaaatgtaGAGGCATTTATAGTCGTGTTAAGTTTTGAACGGACTTGAAATGATATTAAATCATATATGTAAAATTTCAATTTCAGCCTTACTTGAAATATATATCTCAAATTTTAACAACACTTGTACATATTTATAAAAAAAGTTAATCAATCCAGTTAAAACTTGttcatatattttttaaattaataatatgttATCTTCAATAATTAtagtattattatatttaatttttaca
The Gossypium arboreum isolate Shixiya-1 chromosome 10, ASM2569848v2, whole genome shotgun sequence genome window above contains:
- the LOC108488403 gene encoding major pollen allergen Bet v 1-A, with product MGVVSYEFEVTSPIAPARLFKAFVLEAAKIWPTAAPHAVKSVELEGDASPGSIVKITFVEGLPYQYMKHQIGGHDENNFSYSYSMIEGGPLGDKLEKISYENQFVAAADGGSICKSSIKYYTVGDYVITEDEIKTLIKGSEVVYKAIEAYLLANPDACN